The Suricata suricatta isolate VVHF042 chromosome 13, meerkat_22Aug2017_6uvM2_HiC, whole genome shotgun sequence nucleotide sequence AAAGGGCAGGGATGTTGCATAACAAAAGCAACAGATGTCTATTTCAAAGAgactgagaaaggagagaaggaagagaaaaggaggagaagggaaatatATGGAGGATAGAGGTGAGTagaagtgagaaaagagaaaggagatgagagagagagagagacagagagggaaatagaaattGAGATTGAGGTGGAGAGGTTGATTCATCTTGATGAACAGCATCATGACCTACATGGGAGCAATTAGCAGACCTGCTTATGTATGGAAACCCAGCAGGTAAGGCACTATTTAGAAGGTTTACATGAGCATTTTATATTGAAACAAATGAGAGTCCCAAATTTGACTTTGCAAACATAGAAGCTGTCGTGATAATATGTTTTTCAGTCTCATCATGAATATAAAAGTCAAGCACTAGTTCTCCACTTCGGATATCACAGGCTTTAAGGCCTTTCATGGTTTCAATAAATTCAAGTGTCTGCTTAGGACTTTCTTCATGGcttcttttacctctttattcctcaggctgtagatgatgGGATTCAACATAGGGGTTACCACTCCATAAGACAGTGCAATGATCTCATCAGATGCTTTTGTGTCCTTTGACTTGGGCTTCATGTACATAAAAAGGGCTGAGCCATAGAATAAGATCACCACAGTCAGGTGGGCAGAACAGGtagaaaaagctttctttttcccttcagcAGAATTAATTCTCAGGATGGAAGAGAGGataaaaacataggaaatgaaaattaacagcAGAGGAATCACCAATAAAACAGTACTTACTACTGTCATGATGAACACATTCATGGAAATGTCTGAACATACGAGTTTCAGAAGGGCCAGGATCTCACAGGTAAGATGGTCAATGACATTATTCCCACAGAAAGGCAATATCATTGTCATGACTGTTTGCACTAAGGAGGTCAGACAGCCTGTGATCCAGGACCAAGCAGCCATGTGCACATAGAGCACCCTGTGCATGATGATGGGGTACCTCAGtgggttgcagatggccacatatcGATCATAGGCCATCACAGCCAAGAGGACACACTCAGTGGAGCCCAATCCAAGGGAGAGAGCCATCTGCAGAGCACAGCCCATGAAAGAGATAGATTTTCTCTCAGACTTAAATATGGTAAGCATCGGGGGAATGGATGATGATGTGTAGAAGATGTCCAAGAGTGAGAGGTTCccgaggaagaagtacatgggggtgtggaggcgaGAATCCAgtatgatgatgacaatgaggaGGCTATTTCCCAGCAGGATTATCACATACATGATGAGGCAGAGCGTGAACAGAAGAAGCTGGAGCTCTGGGTATTTGGAAAGTCCCACCAGAAAGAATTCAGTCACAGCTGAAGAATTCCCCATCTTCATGTGTCCATGTCACATTCAGGGTTTAGAAAAGGATACGAATAAGggaaatttaaatttgtaatatttatttttagtacagCTTCACTCCCAGTattgtatttgatttttgaaaCACACCTAGGAATCAAAAGAGGGAGATATggtattaattttattcatgatGGATGGTAGTGAGTCTCTGAGATATCAAAAACATCTGAGGACTACATGCAGCATTGTGAAGGCTATTAATACTCCAAGAGTTTTACTGGGAAGTGCCAGATAACATTTAGGACAAACTGCTTTCAAATGTAGATATATAGAGATGTCTTTATTAATGGAAAAATTCATATTCAAGCTGTTTCCTGATGAGGCAGGTCTTTATCTAAAAGATTATGTAGATGTAGCACTATATCATTTAACCTGCATATAACTTTAGTAATATGTTC carries:
- the LOC115275888 gene encoding olfactory receptor 13D1-like, whose amino-acid sequence is MKMGNSSAVTEFFLVGLSKYPELQLLLFTLCLIMYVIILLGNSLLIVIIILDSRLHTPMYFFLGNLSLLDIFYTSSSIPPMLTIFKSERKSISFMGCALQMALSLGLGSTECVLLAVMAYDRYVAICNPLRYPIIMHRVLYVHMAAWSWITGCLTSLVQTVMTMILPFCGNNVIDHLTCEILALLKLVCSDISMNVFIMTVVSTVLLVIPLLLIFISYVFILSSILRINSAEGKKKAFSTCSAHLTVVILFYGSALFMYMKPKSKDTKASDEIIALSYGVVTPMLNPIIYSLRNKEVKEAMKKVLSRHLNLLKP